In Ovis aries strain OAR_USU_Benz2616 breed Rambouillet chromosome 14, ARS-UI_Ramb_v3.0, whole genome shotgun sequence, a single genomic region encodes these proteins:
- the LOC101116030 gene encoding vomeronasal type-1 receptor 4, with protein sequence MSVHKDALRNAGEAAVKTIFLFQVVVGALGNAILFSCSISPVLLGHKQRPTQMVLPHLALANLLALLSPGIPHIMAAFVSRKPLSSLGCKFVYYVQRMALSTALCSTCVLSTYQAFTLTPRRAEWEMLRGRAPKVTGPSCCTCWMLSLLMYIPVPLKITGPQDTHNYTDSQGNWFCSISGIVTSVGYLWFISDAVFLTLMVWSSGSMVLFLHRHRQRVQYIHTPTGHHRRHPETRATHTILMLMVTFIIVYILNSTFSFYLTVLVEFRLWLMQTSDALASCFPTVSPFLLLLRDPKTPRICSGVNRIDT encoded by the coding sequence ATGTCTGTTCACAAAGATGCCCTGAGAAACGCCGGGGAGGCGGCTGTGAAAACCATCTTTCTGTTCCAGGTGGTGGTTGGCGCTCTGGGCAATGCCATCCTTTTCTCCTGCAGCATCTCTCCAGTCTTGCTGGGCCACAAGCAGAGACCCACACAGATGGTTCTGCCACATTTGGCCCTGGCCAACCTCCTGGCTCTCCTCTCTCCTGGCATTCCCCACATAATGGCAGCTTTCGTGTCAAGGAAGCCCCTGTCCAGCCTCGGGTGTAAGTTTGTGTATTACGTACAGAGGATGGCTCTCAGCACCGCCCTGTGCTCCACCTGCGTCCTGAGCACCTATCAGGCCTTCACGCTCACCCCCAGGAGGGCGGAGTGGGAGATGCTCAGAGGAAGGGCCCCCAAGGTCACTGGTCCTTCCTGCTGCACCTGCTGGATGCTCAGTCTCTTAATGTACATCCCTGTTCCTCTGAAAATCACTGGTCCTCAGGACACACACAACTATACTGATTCCCAAGGCAATTGGTTCTGCTCAATCTCAGGCATTGTCACAAGTGTTGGCTACTTGTGGTTCATCTCTGATGCTGTGTTTCTTACCCTCATGGTCTGGTCCAGTGGCTCCATGGTGCTTTTCCTGCACAGACACCGCCAGAGGGTACAGTATATCCACACCCCCACTGGGCACCACAGAAGGCACCCGGAGACCAGAGCCACCCACACCATCCTGATGCTGATGGTCACCTTCATCATTGTTTACATACTGaattccactttttctttttatctgacTGTTCTTGTAGAGTTTCGTCTGTGGTTGATGCAGACTTCTGATGCCTTGGCCTCAtgttttcccactgtttcccccttTCTGCTGCTCCTGAGGGATCCTAAAACTCCTAGGATCTGCTCTGGAGTCAATAGAATTGATACTTAA